The Streptomyces rimosus genomic interval CGCCACCACCGCGGCCGAGGCGCAGGCCGCGCAGTGGTCCGGCGCCGACGCGGTCTGTGTGCAGGGCGTCGAGGCGGGCGGCCACCAGGGCACCCACCGGGACGACCCGCAGGCCGACGGCACCGGCTCCGGGCTCGGGCTGCTGTCGCTGATCGCGCAGGTGCGCGAGGCCGTGCAGATACCGATCATCGCGGCGGGCGGCCTGATGCGCGGCTCGCAGATCGCCGGGGTGCTGGCGGCGGGCGCGGCGATGGCGCAGCTCGGTACGGCCTTCCTGGTCACCCCGGAGTCGGGCGCGCACGCGCTGCACAAGCAGGCGATGACCAACCCCCTGTTCACCCGTACGGAGTTGACCCGGGCCTTCTCCGGGCGCCCGGCCCGCGGCCTGGTGAACCGCTTCCTGCGCGAGCACGGCCCGTACGCCCCGGCCGCCTATCCGGCCGTACACCACCTGACCTCGGGTCTGCGCAAGGCCGCCGCGAAGACGGGCGACGCGCAGGGCATGGCGCTGTGGGCGGGGCAGGGGCACCGGCTGGCGCGGCAGATGCCGGCCGGGCAGCTGGTCGAGGTGCTGATGGCCGAACTGGACGCGGCGCGCGCCGGGCTGGGCCTCGGCGCCGGACAGGCCGCCGGTCCGGCGGCGCACCCGGACCAGCAGGCCGGTCCGGGGGTCACGGGTGAGCTGGGAGGTGCGCTGTGACGGCGCCGGTCTTTCTTGTCGACAGCGTCCCGGGTCCGGGGGAGACCGTGCTGGACGGGCCCGAGGGCCGGCACGCGGTCTCCGTGCGCCGGCTGCGCGCGGGCGAGCCCGTGGTGCTGACGGACGGGCGCGGCAGTGGAGCGGTGGGCGTGGTGCGGGCCGCCGAGGGCAAGGACCGGCTGGTCGTGGAGGTGACCGGCGAGCAGTCCGAGCCGGAGCCGGTGCCGCTGATCACCGTCGTACAGGCGCTGCCCAAGGGCGATCGCGGCGAGCTGGCCGTGGAGACCATGACGGAGACCGGCGTGGATGCCATCGTTCCGTGGGCCGCGTCCCGGTGCATCACCCAGTGGAAGGGTGAGCGGGCCGCGAAGTCCCTGGCCAAGTGGCGCAACACGGCGCGCGAGGCGGGCAAGCAGGCGCGCCGGCTGCGCTTTCCCGAGGTCACCGACCTGATGTCCACGAAGCAGGTCGCGGCGCTGCTCGCGGAGGCGGATTTCGCCGCCGTCCTGCATGAGGACCGGGACGCGGGCAGTGCCCCGCTGGCGTCCGTCGAACTCCCGGCGTCCGGCCGGATCGTGCTCGTCGTCGGCCCCGAAGGCGGCGTGTCGCCGGAAGAGTTGGCGGCGTTCGAGGAGGCGGGGGCCAAGGCGTACCGGCTCGGGTGGAGCGTGCTGCGGACGTCCACGGCGGGCACGGCGGCCACGGCGCTGCTGCTCGGCCGTACGGGGCGCTGGAGCTGACGTAGCGCCAGAAGGCGGCGACGGCCTGCCCGCAACAGCTGAACGGCGGGGCCGCGGCATGCGTGATGCCACGGCCCCGCCGTCGTCGTATCGCCTGCCGGATCAGACCAGCTCGGCGTTGAGGGTGATGTTCTTGACGCCGGCCAGCGCCTGGCTCACCGGGCAGTTCTTCTTGGCGTCCTCGGCCGCGGCCTGGAAGTCCTCCTCGGACAGGCCCGGCACGCTGGCCTTGACGCTCAGCACGATGCCGGTGATGCCCTCGCCCGGCTGGAACGTCACATCGGCCTTGGTGTCGAGGGCCGCGACGGTGTAGCCCTTGCCGGCCAGGCCGTGCGAGAAGGCCATCGAGTAGCAGGACGAGTGAGCCGCCGCGATCAGCTCCTCGGGGCTGGTGACGCCGTTCGGCTGCTCGGCGCGGGCCGGCCAGTTCACGTCGAACGTGCCGACGTTCGAGGACGACAGGGCGACGCTGCCCTTGCCCTCCATGAGGTTGCCTTCCCAGTGGGTCTGCGCGGTGCGGGTGGTTGCCATGGTGGATGACTCCTGGTCGTGGGCGGTTGGCGGTCTGTGTGGATCAGCTTAGTGATTCCGGCGCGGCGCACGGCGGGACCCGGACAGGCGGAACGCGTCGGTCCGTACGGGGAGGGACCGGGCGGTACGCGGTCCGTACGGGCGGCGGCGCACACTGGCCGAGCCGGGACTGTTGGTCCGGGGGCGGTGGTGGGACGCTGCCGGACATGGGGTCCATGGGGCGCTTACGAGACGTACCGTACGTACGGCCGCGGCTCGCGCGGACCGGCAGGTCCCGGGCCGGATCGGCCCGGCGCGGCAGGCTGCTCGCGGTGGTGGGCGCAGCGGGCGCGGCGGTCGTCGCGGTGTCCGCGTGTGAGCCGGCCGGCGGGCTGAACACCTCGTCGATCGCTTACACCACCGACCAGGCGGGGACCGCGGCGCTGAAGCGCATCGGTGTGAACGTCAGCTGGCTGAGCTGTACGGCGACCGTTCCGCGCGACCAGCAGAGCACCGCCAACGCCACGGCCACGGCGAGCCACCACACCGTCGTCACGGTGGACTGCCAGGGCCAGACCGCCCACCACAGCAAGATCACCATCACCGGCCGGGTCACCTCCGAGGTCGACGGCCGCTGCGTACGCGGCCGGCTGACCGCGCGGGTCGCCGGGCAGGTCGTCTTCCAGGTGGGCGTGCTCGGCAACTGCAACGCGGACGAGCCGACCGGCACCTCGCGGCCGACCGTCACCCGCACCGTCCAGCCGCCCAGCAGCGGCCACACGTCGCACGAGCCGCCGTACACCCCGCCCGTCACGGTCACGGTCACGGCGCAGCCGTCGAACCCGGAGCCCGATCCGGACCCGTCGCCCAGCGACACCTGTTCGGACGACTCGCACGACCACGACGGCCAGGGGAACCACGACGGCAACGGCCACGACAACGGCAACGGCAACAGTCACGACAACGGCAACGGCAACCACGACGACCAGGGCAACCACGACGGCAACGGCAACCACGACGGCCAGAACGGCAACGGCCACGACGGAAAGGACGGCCAGAAGCAGACCTGGGCCGCCGACCACTGACCACCCGTCCGGCGCGCCGCCCCGGGCTCCCCCCGCCACCGGCCCGGCCGCCGCACCACCTCCCAAGGGCGGCCCGGTAACATCCGGACCCTAAGACGTGATGGCAACCCGGGAGGAGCCCACCGGTGGCGGGAGAACCGCAGGCCGACTGCCTGTTCTGCAAGATCGTGGCCGGCGAGGTGCCCGCGACGATCGTGCGGGAGACCGAGACGACCGTCGCCTTCCGGGACATCAGCCCGCAGGCGCCGACGCACGTCCTGGTCATCCCCAAGGTGCACTACGCCAACGCCGGTGAGCTGGCCGCCGCCGAGCCGCGTATCGCCGGCGAGGTGCTGAGCGAGGCCGCCGCCGTGGCCGCCGACGAGAAGGTCGACGGGACGGGCTACCGCATCATCTTCAACACCGGCCCCGGCGCCGGCCAGACGGTCTTCCACGCCCACGCGCACG includes:
- a CDS encoding histidine triad nucleotide-binding protein, producing the protein MAGEPQADCLFCKIVAGEVPATIVRETETTVAFRDISPQAPTHVLVIPKVHYANAGELAAAEPRIAGEVLSEAAAVAADEKVDGTGYRIIFNTGPGAGQTVFHAHAHVLGGRDLQRLV
- a CDS encoding OsmC family protein; the protein is MATTRTAQTHWEGNLMEGKGSVALSSSNVGTFDVNWPARAEQPNGVTSPEELIAAAHSSCYSMAFSHGLAGKGYTVAALDTKADVTFQPGEGITGIVLSVKASVPGLSEEDFQAAAEDAKKNCPVSQALAGVKNITLNAELV
- a CDS encoding 16S rRNA (uracil(1498)-N(3))-methyltransferase, with the translated sequence MTAPVFLVDSVPGPGETVLDGPEGRHAVSVRRLRAGEPVVLTDGRGSGAVGVVRAAEGKDRLVVEVTGEQSEPEPVPLITVVQALPKGDRGELAVETMTETGVDAIVPWAASRCITQWKGERAAKSLAKWRNTAREAGKQARRLRFPEVTDLMSTKQVAALLAEADFAAVLHEDRDAGSAPLASVELPASGRIVLVVGPEGGVSPEELAAFEEAGAKAYRLGWSVLRTSTAGTAATALLLGRTGRWS
- a CDS encoding nitronate monooxygenase → MPTALTDLCRYPIAQAPMAGGVARPELAAAVCGAGGLGFLAAGYKTADGMYQEIKQLRGLTDRPFGVNLFMPQPSLAENAAVEVYREQLAGESAWYETPLDEIDPYGGVDDGYEAKLAILREDPVPVVSFHFGCPSRAVLDGFAKVGTYTIVTATTAAEAQAAQWSGADAVCVQGVEAGGHQGTHRDDPQADGTGSGLGLLSLIAQVREAVQIPIIAAGGLMRGSQIAGVLAAGAAMAQLGTAFLVTPESGAHALHKQAMTNPLFTRTELTRAFSGRPARGLVNRFLREHGPYAPAAYPAVHHLTSGLRKAAAKTGDAQGMALWAGQGHRLARQMPAGQLVEVLMAELDAARAGLGLGAGQAAGPAAHPDQQAGPGVTGELGGAL